One Nicotiana tomentosiformis chromosome 4, ASM39032v3, whole genome shotgun sequence genomic window carries:
- the LOC104093911 gene encoding dehydration-responsive element-binding protein 2D-like: MSSTYSVERKTKKITQATSRKGCMRGKGGPENASCTYKGVRQRTWGKWVAEIREPNRGARLWLGTFENSYDAAVAYDAAARKLYGADAKLNLPHLYNKQAQAQAQAHNSRPNTMGLDNAGGPVSAPPTCNPAAVYNVASPSTWSMGNDHTSFYFNNDFGNNNFSTGDQDLVSFQFLDINQTAEEFGENNINQNEGIGGEMWRDLNMNLPEIDDSSIWEEAKATTSFQEAVSDPGIYACNLDDGINYPPWCG, translated from the coding sequence ATGTCATCAACTTACTCTGTTGaaagaaaaaccaaaaaaataactCAAGCTACTTCAAGAAAAGGCTGTATGAGAGGTAAAGGCGGGCCTGAAAATGCTAGCTGCACTTATAAAGGTGTCCGTCAGCGTACTTGGGGTAAATGGGTCGCGGAAATCCGCGAGCCCAATCGCGGAGCCCGCTTGTGGCTCGGCACTTTTGAGAATTCTTATGACGCGGCCGTGGCATACGATGCCGCGGCCCGTAAACTCTACGGAGCCGATGCTAAACTCAACTTACCTCATCTCTACAACAAACAGGCCCAGGCCCAAGCTCAGGCCCATAATTCTAGGCCCAATACCATGGGCCTGGACAATGCTGGAGGCCCAGTTTCAGCTCCTCCCACATGCAATCCAGCTGCTGTTTATAATGTGGCATCACCATCAACTTGGAGTATGGGAAATGATCACACATCTTTCTATTTCAACAATGATTTTGGTAACAACAATTTTTCTACTGGGGATCAAGATCTAGTTTCGTTTCAGTTTCTGGACATTAATCAAACAGCTGAAGAGTTTGGTGAAAACAATATTAATCAAAATGAAGGAATTGGTGGAGAAATGTGGAGAGATTTGAATATGAATTTGCCAGAAATTGATGATTCTTCAATATGGGAGGAAGCAAAAGCAACAACTTCATTTCAGGAAGCAGTGAGTGATCCAGGAATATATGCATGCAACTTAGATGATGGGATTAATTATCCTCCATGGTGTGGTTAA